A section of the Halobacterium hubeiense genome encodes:
- a CDS encoding DUF5817 domain-containing protein — MSGHHTIWLVGCSHCSELWLTAAGRKTTDCPRCRTTYRTRTLRKFAEGTDRDALVEKRTQILASRSDPRARDQYRATVDDALADYDSLEDAAQSSLIDEAAVLRHIGADNAADHLYTNDESTTSSSSSLGMEEPESEHTNSFDPLGIPLPVAADSGISRIPPEQDGQTDLSTTVVYRGLQPQMRRWIPSLLEDLLPTLAAAVAQWTVDQDSLTLEDANTEGIATALLDKLDIHPETVEIDGDRQAPVEVRAWVRDLVAFTVRAIEEDVTINEAPESLTRIGTGRGLLNAGRAALQAGPVALLDVLEVTPQVAATLNEGEWVGTRKETRARSLGALDSLSDALDIQLVFSTPRMESLLVEDHPDWTSCHLNLTEDADTSHPSKTNTAAGEDAALAREAWDILREREWSDTGYTRILRNIPASGATRGDLAADDDVSLSEGSIYAYVDDLAAAGFVTIDDSTRPSRVVLTELGASIADYVDAKGSVQNPVQASLTQSPNRGTSECTPQHQQDPPGDSHRLGDDRVSAAESFLATTGDVSEDGYTRFLGRYSGGTAPREIEPATLHHQLQAGRCTEGVSVVEDANLQKFDDGRVSYLSGGPSFDDDVAVVLEWGNPLGTLARLVGTLLGSRAWSKILRRSRLGSSLENLWAGADQFDSALADVAKFGAQMGWMSSGEENDYLSYRERLEAVRCSLLEDVGRFDDLDYEQRSALLSKLIGLATTATTLYHAAGYDLTVHLRVPDSTQLRRDDDRYGRFLAFFRSVVAKQGVYRGPDGVHSIYRMQREHRSEKLKRRLGYEIDPGDPRAELTCSWVVAVDGTGGEVASDIEDALSVEDHRVRERIQEGAEEAAVMDVPVVVANGAETTRRIVEAFAMKKGFSAGARQDLDRLVNVIHAALGTQERAPSPFDVAAVMQALESRDEPSDELDVGALARGIATLPANRLLPSLFDEGERPKLALQKMVRALLGSDGAVSRGDLVDVSSQNSVDRYLQRLRALDIVERVGPGEYRAYLEPWWVSGNGQSEPYSEAYDGEIAATGLGDGRWDAVLLGAAHELGADTASAASVEAFSQPVVFEEVLEAHPVLEQYEHILRVYVDGVDEDRPPSTVARIGSPPPGAAPDQQTLTAAVSSD; from the coding sequence ATGTCCGGACACCACACCATCTGGCTCGTCGGTTGCTCGCACTGTAGCGAGCTCTGGCTCACCGCCGCCGGCCGCAAGACCACAGACTGCCCTCGCTGTCGGACCACCTACAGGACTCGCACACTCCGCAAGTTCGCCGAGGGCACCGACCGCGACGCGCTCGTCGAGAAGCGCACCCAGATCCTCGCCAGCCGGAGCGATCCACGTGCTCGCGACCAGTACCGCGCCACCGTTGACGACGCTCTTGCCGACTACGACTCTCTCGAGGACGCCGCGCAATCGTCGCTCATCGACGAGGCGGCAGTCCTCCGCCACATCGGCGCTGACAACGCCGCCGATCACCTCTACACCAACGATGAATCGACGACGTCCTCCTCATCTTCCTTGGGGATGGAGGAACCGGAATCCGAGCACACGAACTCCTTCGACCCCCTTGGAATCCCACTCCCCGTGGCCGCCGACTCCGGAATCTCGCGTATTCCGCCAGAGCAGGACGGCCAGACGGATCTCTCGACGACGGTTGTCTATCGTGGGCTCCAACCCCAGATGCGGCGCTGGATTCCCAGCCTCCTCGAAGACCTTCTCCCGACGCTCGCTGCTGCCGTCGCCCAATGGACAGTCGACCAAGATAGCCTCACCCTCGAGGATGCGAATACCGAGGGTATCGCGACGGCGCTGCTCGACAAACTTGACATCCACCCGGAGACTGTCGAAATTGATGGTGATCGCCAAGCTCCGGTCGAAGTCCGCGCATGGGTCCGTGACCTCGTGGCGTTCACCGTACGTGCCATCGAGGAAGACGTCACCATTAACGAGGCTCCAGAGTCGCTCACGCGGATCGGAACCGGCCGTGGGTTGCTCAACGCAGGCCGTGCAGCACTCCAAGCTGGCCCGGTTGCACTCCTTGATGTGCTTGAGGTGACGCCACAGGTCGCTGCGACGCTCAATGAGGGCGAGTGGGTTGGGACACGCAAAGAGACACGCGCCCGGTCTCTCGGCGCGCTGGACAGCCTCTCGGACGCCCTAGACATCCAGTTGGTGTTCTCGACACCACGCATGGAGTCACTCCTCGTCGAGGACCACCCTGACTGGACCAGTTGTCATCTCAATCTTACCGAGGACGCAGATACCTCCCACCCATCTAAGACCAACACAGCTGCCGGAGAGGACGCGGCACTCGCGCGGGAGGCGTGGGACATCCTTCGTGAACGCGAGTGGTCAGACACGGGATACACGCGTATCCTCAGGAATATCCCAGCGTCTGGGGCAACTCGTGGTGACCTCGCGGCTGACGACGATGTGAGTCTCTCCGAGGGCAGCATCTACGCGTACGTCGACGACCTCGCAGCGGCTGGGTTTGTCACTATCGACGACAGCACACGCCCCAGTAGGGTCGTCCTAACGGAGCTTGGTGCGTCTATTGCCGACTACGTCGACGCTAAGGGATCTGTGCAGAACCCCGTTCAGGCCAGTCTTACTCAGTCCCCCAACCGTGGTACAAGTGAGTGTACTCCCCAGCACCAACAAGACCCGCCCGGGGACTCCCACCGGCTGGGCGACGACCGCGTCTCTGCCGCCGAGTCGTTCCTCGCGACGACTGGTGACGTCAGCGAGGACGGCTATACGCGGTTCCTCGGTCGATACAGCGGTGGTACTGCGCCTCGAGAGATTGAGCCGGCGACACTTCATCACCAATTACAGGCCGGTCGCTGTACGGAGGGAGTGTCAGTCGTAGAGGACGCGAACCTACAGAAATTCGATGATGGGCGTGTTTCGTACTTGTCTGGTGGGCCATCCTTCGATGACGATGTTGCAGTCGTCTTGGAGTGGGGGAATCCGCTGGGGACGTTGGCACGTCTCGTTGGAACCTTACTTGGGTCGCGGGCGTGGAGTAAGATTCTGCGTCGGAGTCGTCTGGGGAGTAGTCTCGAGAACCTGTGGGCGGGTGCGGACCAGTTCGACTCGGCGCTTGCGGATGTCGCGAAGTTCGGCGCGCAGATGGGGTGGATGAGTTCGGGTGAGGAAAACGACTACCTGTCGTACCGGGAGCGCCTCGAGGCTGTTCGGTGTTCGCTCCTGGAGGATGTCGGACGATTCGATGACCTCGACTATGAGCAGCGGTCGGCACTGTTGTCGAAGCTGATTGGGTTAGCGACGACGGCGACGACGTTGTATCATGCTGCTGGCTATGATTTGACGGTGCATCTTCGGGTGCCGGACTCGACGCAGTTGCGTCGCGACGATGACCGGTATGGTCGGTTCCTTGCGTTCTTCCGGTCGGTGGTGGCGAAGCAAGGCGTCTATCGTGGACCTGATGGCGTGCATTCGATTTATCGGATGCAGCGTGAACACCGCTCGGAGAAGTTGAAGCGGCGGCTGGGATACGAAATTGACCCGGGAGATCCACGAGCAGAGCTGACGTGTTCGTGGGTAGTCGCCGTCGACGGGACAGGTGGCGAGGTCGCCAGTGATATCGAGGACGCGCTATCTGTCGAGGATCACCGTGTTCGTGAGCGGATTCAGGAGGGAGCTGAGGAAGCAGCGGTGATGGACGTGCCGGTAGTCGTGGCAAACGGAGCGGAGACGACGCGGCGTATTGTCGAGGCGTTCGCGATGAAGAAGGGGTTCAGTGCTGGGGCGCGCCAGGACCTCGACCGGCTCGTGAATGTGATTCACGCGGCGCTGGGGACGCAGGAGCGTGCGCCGTCGCCGTTCGACGTGGCGGCAGTAATGCAGGCGTTAGAGTCGAGAGATGAGCCATCGGACGAGTTGGATGTAGGGGCGTTAGCGAGAGGGATCGCGACGCTACCAGCGAATCGGCTGTTGCCGTCGCTATTCGACGAGGGTGAGCGGCCGAAGCTGGCGCTCCAGAAGATGGTGAGGGCACTGCTGGGGAGTGATGGGGCGGTTTCTCGTGGGGATCTCGTGGATGTGTCGTCGCAGAATTCGGTTGACCGGTATCTGCAGCGGTTGCGGGCGTTGGATATCGTCGAACGGGTTGGGCCTGGGGAGTACAGGGCGTACTTGGAGCCGTGGTGGGTGTCGGGGAACGGGCAGAGCGAGCCGTATAGTGAGGCGTATGATGGGGAGATTGCGGCGACCGGGCTGGGGGACGGGCGGTGGGATGCGGTGTTGCTTGGTGCTGCCCACGAACTTGGAGCGGACACAGCGAGTGCGGCGTCTGTCGAGGCATTTTCACAGCCAGTGGTATTCGAGGAGGTGCTTGAGGCGCATCCTGTCTTGGAGCAGTACGAGCACATTCTGCGGGTGTACGTTGACGGAGTTGACGAGGATAGGCCACCGTCGACGGTCGCAAGAATTGGGTCGCCACCACCGGGTGCGGCACCAGACCAACAGACGCTGACCGCGGCGGTATCAAGCGATTAG